The Anopheles marshallii chromosome X, idAnoMarsDA_429_01, whole genome shotgun sequence genome includes a window with the following:
- the LOC128709441 gene encoding complex I intermediate-associated protein 30, mitochondrial, giving the protein MLGMYSLRHRFVALGRCWEREYHALPKKATTSTRQQVTENRLLVRQLEANLIRPGVLSSGLFWERHRKGGYEKELRVSTKESIINGLKELRTEFALFQQEWKEKLESDPFVVFRPGEIDVVFGFEKQTDLDRWVVTTDKDHGQGYSQASLELSPAGYGLFHGTLESRVPKDGRIKRAGYANIKSLRVRKSFKRDAFYDWNQYNTLVLKVRGDGRSYLINLTAEGYYDILWNDIYHYVLYTRGGPHWQVAKIPFSKFFLASKGRVQDQQGPVPLNRITNVGFSVGSRGGHEGSFRLELDFIGLEFDPSHQEEFAYEMYRQPKYIVAT; this is encoded by the exons ATGCTGGGAATGTATTCACTGCGGCATCGGTTTGTAGCGCTTGGTCGATGTTGGGAGCGGGAGTACCATGCGTTACCGAAAAAGGCCACCACATCCACAAGGCAGCAGGTCACCGAAAACCGGCTGCTGGTGCGTCAGCTAGAGGCGAACCTCATCCGGCCGGGCGTCCTATCAAGCGGATTGTTTTGGGAGCGCCATCGCAAAGGTGGCTACGAGAAAGAACTGCGTGTTTCGACGAAGGAATCAATCATTAACGGGCTGAAGGAGCTGCGCACGgagtttgctttgtttcagCAGGAGTGGAAAGAGAAGCTGGAAAGCGATCCGTTTGTAGTGTTCCGACCGGGTGAGATCGATGTGGTGTTTGGATTTGAAAAGCAAACCGATCTGGACCGCTGGGTCGTAACGACGGACAAGGACCATGGTCAGGGATATTCGCAGGCATCGCTCGAACTAAGCCCGGCTGGATACGGATTGTTTCATGGCACCCTAGAATCGCGTGTGCCTAAAGATGGCCGAATCAAACGGGCTGGTTACGCTAATATCAAAAGTCTACGCGTAAGG AAGTCATTTAAACGGGACGCATTCTACGACTGGAACCAGTATAATACGCTCGTGTTGAAGGTACGCGGTGATGGACGCTCCTATCTAATCAACCTAACTGCGGAAGGTTACTACGATATACTCTGGAACGATATCTACCACTACGTGCTGTACACGCGCGGTGGACCACATTGGCAGGTGGcaaaaattccattttccaagttttttctcgcttcaaaGGGCCGAGTGCAGGACCAGCAGGGTCCAGTACCACTCAATCGAATCACAAATGTGGGCTTCTCCGTCGGTTCGCGCGGTGGTCACGAAGGTAGCTTTCGTCTGGAACTCGATTTTATCGGTTTGGAGTTTGATCCTTCACATCAGGAAGAGTTCGCATATGAAATGTACCGCCAACCGAAGTATATTGTGGCAACGTAG